The following coding sequences lie in one Syngnathus scovelli strain Florida chromosome 1, RoL_Ssco_1.2, whole genome shotgun sequence genomic window:
- the nox1 gene encoding NADPH oxidase 1: MANWIINNGVTCVTLVVWMGINLFLFVWFYLFYDLGDQFFYTRHLLGSALAWARAPAAVLNFNCLLILLPVCRNLLSLIRGSLVCCSRSLRKQLDKNLDFHKLVAYTIALMTAVHVIAHLLNVEWYNNSRQGVYDELSTALSNLEDSRNTTYLNPIRITSLDPQQIPTYFVFTTIAGITGVIITLALILIITSSMEVIRRSYFEVFWYTHHLFIIFFAGLVIHGAGRIVRSQKDSPPHNFTICKDRSADWGRIPECPVPQFAGGFPQTWMWVIGPMILYLCERLLRLVRYLQTVRYRKIVMHPSKVLELQLVKSGFKMDVGQYVFLNCPAISQLEWHPFTMTSAPEEDFFSVHIRSAGDWTEKLISIMQQLPEGGQGPKMGVDGPFGTASEDVFDYEVAMLVGAGIGVTPFASILKSIWYKFKESNPNLRTRKIYFYWLCRETNAFEWFADLLQHQEREMEERGIGDFLTYKLFLTGWDQSHANHAMVHFDEETDVVTGLRQKTHYGRPNWDKEFEQVRKENPSAVVGTFLCGPLALAKVLEKKCAKYSDVDPRKTKFYFNKENF; this comes from the exons ATGGCCAACTGGATTATTAACAATGGCGTTACTTGTGTCACACTG GTGGTGTGGATGGGCATCAACTTATTCCTCTTTGTCTGGTTTTATCTTTTCTATGACTTGGGAGATCAGTTCTTTTACACGCGCCATCTCTTAGGG TCAGCTTTGGCCTGGGCCAGGGCCCCCGCTGCCGTGCTCAACTTCAACTGTTTGCTGATCCTCCTTCCTGTGTGTCGTAACCTGCTGTCCCTCATACGTGGCTCCCTCGTG TGTTGCAGTCGTAGCTTGAGGAAGCAGCTGGACAAAAATCTTGACTTCCACAAGTTGGTGGCTTACACAATTGCTCTGATGACAG CCGTTCACGTCATCGCCCATCTTCTGAACGTTGAGTGGTACAACAACAGCAGACAAGGCGTttacgacgagctcagcacggcgCTGTCCAATCTGGAAGACTCCAGAAACACCACCTACCTCAACCCCATTCGCATAACAAGCCTC gaTCCGCAGCAAATTCCCACTTATTTTGTGTTCACCACCATTGCCGGCATCACGGGGGTCATCATCACCCTGGccctcatcctcatcatcacctCTTCCATGGAGGTCATCCGCCGCAGCTACTTTGAGGTCTTCTGGTACACGCACCACctcttcatcatcttcttcGCCGGCCTTGTCATTCATGGTGCCGG GCGCATTGTCAGGAGTCAGAAAGACAGCCCACCGCACAACTTTACCATTTGCAAAGACCGCAGCGCCGATTGGGGGCGAATTCCCGAGTGCCCAGTACCACAGTTTGCAGGGGGCTTTCCGCAG ACATGGATGTGGGTGATCGGGCCAATGATCCTATACCTGTGTGAGAGGCTGTTGCGTTTAGTCCGATACTTGCAGACAGTCCGATACCGAAAG atCGTAATGCATCCGTCGAAGGTGCTGGAGTTGCAGCTAGTCAAGAGCGGCTTCAAAATGGACGTGGGCCAGTACGTGTTCCTCAACTGCCCGGCCATCTCTCAGCTGGAGTGGCATCCGTTCACCATGACCTCGGCCCCCGAGGAGGACTTCTTCAGCGTGCATATCCGTTCGGCCGGAGACTGGACCGAAAAACTCATCAGCATCATGCAGCAGCTGCCCGAGGGCGGGCAAGGACCCAA AATGGGTGTGGACGGGCCCTTCGGTACGGCCAGCGAGGACGTGTTCGACTACGAGGTGGCCATGCTGGTGGGCGCGGGAATCGGCGTCACCCCCTTCGCTTCCATCCTCAAGTCCATCTGGTACAAATTCAAGGAGTCCAACCCAAATCTGCGCACGCGAAAG ATCTACTTTTATTGGCTGTGCCGAGAGACAAATGCCTTCGAGTGGTTTGCTGACCTGCTACAGCACCAAGAGAGGGAGATGGAGGAGAGGGGCATTGGAGATTTTCTCACCTACAAGCTCTTTCTGACCGGATGGGATCAGAGTCAT GCCAATCACGCCATGGTGCACTTTGACGAGGAGACCGACGTGGTCACTGGACTCCGACAGAAAACTCACTATGGAAGACCCAACTGGGATAAGGAGTTTGAACAAGTCCGCAAAGAGAATCCCTC GGCCGTGGTGGGAACATTTTTGTGTGGCCCGTTGGCTTTGGCCAAGGTCTTGGAAAAGAAATGCGCCAAATACTCAGACGTGGACCCGCGCAAGACAAAGTTCTATTTCAACAAGGAGAACTTTTAA